In the genome of Vicia villosa cultivar HV-30 ecotype Madison, WI linkage group LG7, Vvil1.0, whole genome shotgun sequence, one region contains:
- the LOC131620686 gene encoding protein ENHANCED DISEASE RESISTANCE 4-like, producing MSTESVPKPRFVLCPKCWQLLQEAPNLDLYKCGGCGTTLQAKKRKSKAANSESSSNETDAAPGNASDLSPRENVLREKATSCSSADCSSERNEGRDQIENGECNGENLVTTRENGLRETTFSLPGECSSEGNTERGQIENGDYNEEQPVISQENGLREKETGPSSGECSSDGNRERDGNSERGQIENGECDEEQLGPLNLSDEEPENAMDINKLSDIRRRAVSNEGCSNELPQCDIEAPAESMADNSVEKVNETNLKLEEEQSNGSMPLEGAGNRLVSALEREDASDEISDLVEVKSEADISESDLEVAGEFNNGNLSQEGADQKSIFRSDGQCVNNEKLALVGESLAKDVDETDKEDSKELQRTEVDTGGNAFTAKKLSTEYIESEKRSILCVSPRELKVGTSDNHASSPENIRHSFDRVMSADTFDDTEVNNLGLKISGSPGDLTKSPTTRSSHAYDGSVSSNDGTNERSLGQNLYSFEGGSRKGKSVVVNSMVYEDVQTQYQNEVLETIRHDHAHRMRTKQDEFPFKMPLHGNFSQSGYESGSPSNQIYDELYLSSSYVSPDSVEDPDQEKMKLLRMVYKLQDQLNRTRETYERPSVVSRNSSLQSHDFNEGRFYHGLDYPSVDANSSYNHGINMHQRRHNFSGIPPGNAHYVDHPSFNCYPQEQQRFGNFPSHFPYQREDLYRPHPAHSRVLSQHSYPSSPQRLMTRHVHGRETKSCDQRYRAPEMNYTREKPNVTKRHYRPVAGGAPFITCLKCLNLLQLPADFLLFKRVCHKLKCGACQEVLKFSIQNRTHIVSYAPNTIDPVSYSDDYGRSVSKSHSSEGDPVSVAPFHHSHSGAHGNPRVSPTTVEAITGNEKEKSIDSRGPSTSKTTSIKSSEIEEPQSQPKASALHQLMGYSSPSLVIRGDSSSAEGKKAMLSGEH from the exons ATGTCTACTGAGTCAGTTCCCAAACCTCGATTCGTATTGTGTCCTAAATGCTGGCAGCTTCTTCAAGAGGCTCCGAATTTGGATTTGTACAAGTGTGGTGGGTGTGGCACGACTCTTCAAG ctaagaaaagaaaaagtaaagCTGCGAACTCAGAATCCAGCTCAAATGAGACTGATGCAGCTCCTGGAAATGCGTCGGATCTTAGTCCTCGAGAGAATGTTTTGAGGGAAAAAGCAACCAGCTGTTCCTCTGCGGATTGTTCTTCTGAGCGAAATGAAGGAAGGGATCAAATCGAAAATGGCGAGTGCAATGGAGAAAACCTGGTTACTACTCGAGAGAATGGTTTAAGGGAAACAACTTTTTCTTTACCGGGAGAATGTTCTTCGGAGGGAAATACTGAAAGGGGTCAAATTGAAAATGGCGATTACAATGAAGAGCAACCAGTTATCTCTCAGGAGAATGGTTTGAGGGAAAAAGAAACTGGCCCTTCCTCAGGTGAATGTTCATCGGATGGAAATAGAGAAAGAGATGGAAATAGTGAAAGGGGTCAAATTGAAAACGGTGAATGTGATGAAGAGCAGCTTGGACCGTTGAATTTATCAGATGAAGAACCAGAAAACGCGATGGATATCAATAAGTTATCAGATATCAGAAGGCGTGCAGTGTCCAACGAAGGTTGTTCGAATGAGCTTCCACAATGTGATATTGAGGCCCCAGCCGAATCGATGGCAGACAATTCAGTAGAAAAGGTAAATGAGACTAACTTAAAACTAGAAGAAGAGCAAAGTAATGGAAGCATGCCATTAGAAGGAGCAGGAAATCGGTTAGTTAGTGCATTGGAAAGAGAAGATGCAAGCGATGAAATATCAGATCTAGTAGAGGTGAAGTCTGAAGCAGACATCAGTGAAAGTGATTTAGAAGTGGCGGGAGAGTTCAATAATGGAAACTTGTCACAAGAAGGAGCAGACCAGAAGTCAATTTTTAGATCTGATGGACAGTGTGTCAATAATGAGAAACTGGCTCTAGTTGGTGAAAGCCTAGCAAAAGATGTTGACGAGACCGATAAGGAAGACTCGAAAGAATTACAAAGAACAGAAGTGGACACTGGTGGAAATGCATTTACAGCCAAAAAGTTGAGTACTGAGTACATTGAGTCTGAAAAAAGAAGCATTTTATGTGTTTCTCCTCGAGAACTTAAAGTAGGTACATCTGATAATCATGCATCTTCTCCTGAAAATATCCGCCATAGCTTTGACCGTGTAATGTCTGCAGATACGTTTGACGATACAGAAGTCAATAATCTCGGTTTGAAGATTAGTGGTTCACCGGGAGATTTGACTAAATCTCCAACCACAAGAAGTTCTCATGCTTATGATGGTAGTGTTTCTTCTAATGACGGGACGAACGAGCGGTCCCTCGGTCAAAATTTATATTCTTTTGAGGGAGGTTCCAGAAAGGGAAAAAGTGTTGTTGTTAATAGCATGGTATATGAAGACGTTCAAACGCAATATCAAAATGAGGTGCTGGAGACGATAAGACATGATCATGCACATCGGATGAGAACAAAACAAGACGAGTTTCCGTTCAAAATGCCTCTCCATGGAAATTTTTCCCAATCTGGCTACGAAAGTGGTAGTCCATCGAATCAAATATACGACGAGCTCTACCTCAGTTCAAGCTATGTTTCACCTGACTCTGTTGAGGACCCtgatcaggagaagatgaaaCTGTTGAGAATGGTTTATAAACTGCAGGATCAGCTCAACAGAACCAGGGAAACATATGAAAGACCATCCGTGGTAAGTCGTAATTCTTCACTCCAAAGCCACGATTTTAATGAAGGAAGATTTTATCATGGTTTAGATTACCCTAGTGTGGATGCAAATTCAAGCTACAATCATGGGATCAACATGCACCAAAGGCGGCATAACTTTTCAGGAATACCGCCGGGCAATGCACACTATGTTGATCATCCTAGTTTCAATTGCTATCCTCAAGAACAGCAACGCTTCGGAAATTTTCCTTCGCATTTTCCTTACCAGCGTGAAGATCTTTATAGGCCCCATCCGGCACATAGCCGCGTCTTATCTCAGCATTCTTATCCTTCAAGTCCACAACGGTTAATGACCAGACATGTACATGGCCGTGAAACAAAATCTTGTGATCAGAGATACAGGGCTCCCGAGATGAACTATACAAGGGAAAAACCAAACGTTACGAAGAGACATTACAGGCCAGTAGCAGGTGGAGCGCCGTTTATCACTTGTCTTAAATGCTTAAATCTTCTGCAACTTCCTGCAGATTTTCTTCTCTTCAAAAGAGTATGTCATAAGCTCAAATGTGGTGCATGTCAAGAGGTGCTTAAATTTTCTATACAGAATAGAACTCATATAGTTTCTTATGCTCCAAACACTATTGACCCTGTATCATATTCCGATGATTATGGCCGTTCTGTAAGTAAAAGCCACTCCTCAGAAGGAGATCCTGTTTCTGTAGCACCATTTCATCACTCGCACAGTGGTGCACACGGTAATCCAAGAGTCTCTCCCACTACCGTTGAAGCTATAACCGGGAATGAGAAGGAGAAAAGCATCGATTCAAGAGGACCTAGCACAAGTAAGACTACATCCATTAAGTCATCAGAAATAGAGGAACCACAGTCACAGCCAAAAGCTTCGGCACTTCATCAACTCATGGGTTATTCCTCTCCAAGTCTAGTGATAAGAGGTGATTCGTCCTCTGCTGAAGGAAAAAAGGCCATGCTCAGTGGAGAACATTAA
- the LOC131620687 gene encoding uncharacterized aarF domain-containing protein kinase At5g05200, chloroplastic — MAVSGFRTGALPLIHHHRLRSPLASPSFVNLNKSKRFTLFARYAQSQDLFSSRRFQDSIEKLPKLVEDIVQTSVETGPRGALRLVQGVQAFLGVGQEWLTDASKSTNSSAGLPTEFQLGLPSPFYLRRLFERLGATYIKLGQFIASAPTLFPAEYVQEFQNCFDRAPPVSFEVIQSILRKELGRPIESVYEYVDPTPLASASIAQVHGARLKGSQEDVVIKVLKPGIEDILVADLNFVYVVARILEFLNPEISRTSLVGIVKDIRESMLEEVDFYKEAANIEAFRRYLEATGLTGQATAPKVYKNCSTKQVLTMQRLYGVPLTDLDSISSLVTSPETSVITALNVWFGSLLACESFHADVHAGNLWLLRDGRIGFLDFGIVGRISPKTWAAMEVFLGSIAIEDYDSMASSLIQMGATSNDVNANAFSRDLEKVFSSIKELDTEVVVAARSGTARNPAAISANVVVDERQMNALFLDVVRVSESYGLKFPREFALLLKQLLYFDRYTRLLAPNLNMLQDQRISIASNRRSNYREI; from the exons ATGGCGGTTTCGGGGTTCAGAACTGGCGCTCTACCGCTAATTCATCACCACCGTCTCCGTTCACCATTGGCATCTCCTTCCTTCGTGAACCTCAATAAGTCCAAGAGATTCACTCTCTTTGCTCGCTATGCTCAATCTCAGGACCTTTTCTCATCTCGTCGATTCCAAG ATAGTATTGAGAAGCTGCCCAAGCTTGTGGAGGACATTGTTCAGACATCTGTAGAGACGGGTCCTAGGGGTGCTCTTAGGTTGGTTCAAGGTGTTCAAGCTTTCCTTGGGGTTGGTCAAGAGTGGTTAACTGATGCGTCAAAG TCAACAAATTCATCTGCTGGGTTACCAACAGAATTTCAACTTGGTCTACCGTCCCCCTTTTATTTGAGGAGGTTGTTTGAACGCCTCGGGGCAACCTACATCAAGTTAGGACAG TTCATAGCGTCTGCACCAACACTGTTTCCAGCTGAGTATGTACAAGAATTCCAGAACTGTTTTGATAGAGCTCCTCcagtttcttttgaagtaattCAATCAATCTTGCGCAAGGAACTAGGAAGACCAATAGAAAGTGTTTACGAATATGTCGACCCAACACCCCTTGCTTCTGCGTCTATAGCACAG GTTCATGGTGCAAGGCTAAAAGGCTCACAGGAGGACGTGGTTATAAAGGTCTTAAAACCAGGAATCGAGGACATACTAGTGGCGGATCTTaattttgtttatgttgttgCTCGGATATTGGAGTTCTTGAATCCTGAAATAAGTCGGACATCACTG GTTGGTATTGTAAAGGACATACGGGAGTCTATGCTTGAAGAGGTTGACTTTTACAAGGAGGCTGCAAATATTGAGGCTTTCAGAAGATATTTAGAAGCAACGGGACTCACTGGACAAGCAACAGCTCCAAAAGTGTATAAAAACTGTAGTACAAAGCAAGTTTTAACCATGCAGAGACTATATGGAGTTCCTCTTACTGACCTAGACTCCATTAGTTCATTAGTTACTAGCCCAGAGACAAGTGTTATAACTGCTCTAAATGTGTG GTTTGGAAGTTTGCTTGCATGTGAATCTTTTCATGCAGATGTACATGCTGGAAATCTGTGGCTTCTACGTGATGGCCGCATTGGATTTCTCGACTTTG GAATTGTTGGTCGTATATCTCCAAAAACATGGGCTGCTATGGAAGTCTTCTTAGGATCGATTGCGATTGAAGATTATGACTCAATGGCATCTTCCTTAATTCAAATGGGCGCTACAAGCAACGATGTTAATGCTAATGCCTTTTCCAGAGATTTGGAGAAAGTGTTCTCATCAATTAAG GAGTTGGACACTGAAGTCGTTGTAGCAGCTAGAAGTGGAACAGCCAGAAATCCAGCTGCTATCTCTGCTAATGTAGTTGTTGACGAGAGGCAGATGAATGCACTATTTCTTGATGTG GTTCGGGTTAGCGAGTCTTATGGATTGAAGTTTCCTCGAGAATTTGCGCTTCTCTTGAAGCAGCTCTTGTATTTTGATCGTTACACGCGGTTGTTGGCTCCCAATTTGAACATGCTTCAGGATCAGAGGATTTCTATTGCCTCCAACAGAAGAAGCAACTATAgagaaatttaa